Proteins encoded by one window of Nocardia goodfellowii:
- a CDS encoding DUF1905 domain-containing protein, with protein MASEYSFTAELWEHDGMASWHFVSLPEEVADEIEELYAHRANGFGAVRVQVTIGASRWSTSVFPDKARRTYVLPVKKPIRLAEELTAGSPVRVELAVAI; from the coding sequence GTGGCATCGGAATATTCGTTCACGGCCGAATTGTGGGAGCACGACGGGATGGCGTCCTGGCATTTCGTATCGCTGCCCGAGGAGGTCGCCGACGAGATCGAAGAGTTGTACGCGCACCGGGCAAACGGTTTCGGGGCGGTACGGGTACAGGTGACGATCGGCGCCAGCCGGTGGTCGACCTCCGTGTTTCCGGACAAGGCGCGCCGGACGTACGTGCTGCCGGTGAAGAAGCCGATACGGCTGGCCGAGGAGTTGACGGCCGGGTCCCCGGTGCGGGTCGAACTCGCTGTCGCGATCTAG
- a CDS encoding peptidoglycan recognition protein family protein, whose product MSDPLWLADVLRAEGLRVLEHEGWRDRGHGDFADIRGVLCHHTAGGGENDWRIVQYGRPDLEGPLAQLVLERDGTYRVIAAGVCWHAGRGSWPGWPTDNANYHVIGIEAVSRGDGTDWTAAQLDAYKRGCAAILRHLGRDAGDCVAHREYSSEGKVDPTGIDMAAFRFDVQALIDATPIPGGKTMAALEETFVNFRGETVTLGTAIRYIDEYVNDLREQIGGPIPLKGWPQLGDRTLVDAVAAIGAELGIEGFTDLAKVQK is encoded by the coding sequence GTGAGTGATCCACTGTGGCTGGCCGATGTGCTGCGCGCCGAAGGCCTGCGCGTACTGGAACACGAAGGCTGGCGCGACCGCGGCCACGGCGATTTCGCCGATATCCGCGGTGTCCTGTGCCATCACACCGCCGGTGGCGGGGAAAACGACTGGCGCATCGTGCAATACGGACGTCCCGACCTCGAAGGCCCGCTGGCGCAGCTGGTCCTGGAGCGAGACGGCACCTATCGCGTGATCGCCGCGGGCGTCTGCTGGCACGCCGGCCGCGGATCGTGGCCCGGTTGGCCCACCGACAACGCCAACTACCACGTGATCGGCATCGAAGCCGTTTCCCGCGGCGACGGAACCGATTGGACCGCCGCGCAACTCGACGCTTACAAGCGCGGTTGCGCCGCGATTCTGCGCCACCTCGGCCGCGACGCCGGCGACTGCGTCGCCCACCGCGAGTACAGCAGCGAAGGCAAAGTCGACCCGACCGGCATCGACATGGCGGCATTCCGTTTCGACGTACAAGCACTCATCGACGCCACACCAATCCCAGGAGGCAAGACCATGGCCGCGCTCGAAGAAACCTTCGTCAACTTCCGAGGCGAGACCGTCACCCTCGGCACCGCGATCCGCTACATCGACGAATACGTCAACGACCTGCGCGAACAGATCGGCGGCCCGATCCCGCTGAAGGGCTGGCCCCAACTGGGCGACCGAACCCTGGTCGACGCCGTCGCCGCGATCGGCGCCGAGCTCGGCATCGAGGGCTTCACCGATCTGGCGAAGGTGCAGAAGTGA
- the cutA gene encoding divalent cation tolerance protein CutA: protein MASTPTVWTVTTTTPTEQAAEDIAKAAVAEQLAAAAWISGPVKSVWWHLGESGTGEEWRVELRTPAGIVDQLMDRIRTLHPWDNPELIGVPIGACSDAYIEWARKSTIAAE from the coding sequence ATGGCATCCACCCCCACCGTCTGGACCGTGACCACCACAACGCCGACCGAGCAAGCCGCCGAAGACATCGCGAAAGCGGCTGTCGCCGAACAACTCGCCGCCGCCGCGTGGATCAGCGGCCCCGTGAAGTCGGTGTGGTGGCATCTCGGAGAGTCCGGCACGGGCGAAGAGTGGCGTGTCGAACTCCGCACCCCGGCCGGCATTGTGGACCAGTTGATGGACCGGATTCGGACCTTGCACCCGTGGGACAACCCCGAACTGATCGGAGTGCCGATCGGGGCGTGCTCGGACGCCTATATCGAATGGGCGCGGAAATCTACAATCGCTGCGGAATAG
- the dcd gene encoding dCTP deaminase, whose translation MLLSDRDIRAEIAAGRLGVEPLLENLIQPSSIDVRLDRLFRVFDNSRYTHIDPAQRQDELTSLVEPPEGEPFVLHPGEFVLGSTLEVCTLPDDLAGRLEGKSSLGRLGLLTHSTAGFIDPGFSGHITLELSNVANLPITLWPGMKIGQLCLIRLSSPAEHPYGSASVGSKYQGQRGPTPSKSYLNFPLSADVVNTVEAR comes from the coding sequence GTGCTGCTTTCCGATCGTGACATCCGTGCGGAGATCGCCGCTGGGCGTCTCGGGGTCGAACCGTTGCTGGAAAATCTGATCCAGCCGTCGAGTATCGACGTGCGGCTGGACCGGTTGTTCCGGGTCTTCGACAACTCCCGCTACACCCACATCGATCCGGCCCAGCGCCAGGACGAGCTGACCAGCCTGGTGGAACCCCCCGAGGGGGAGCCGTTCGTGCTGCACCCGGGTGAGTTCGTGCTCGGGTCCACGCTCGAGGTGTGCACGCTGCCCGACGATCTGGCCGGGCGGCTGGAGGGCAAGTCGAGCCTGGGCCGGCTGGGTCTGCTGACGCATTCGACCGCGGGATTCATCGATCCCGGCTTCAGCGGGCACATCACCCTGGAGCTGTCGAATGTGGCGAACCTGCCGATCACGCTGTGGCCGGGAATGAAGATCGGGCAGCTGTGCCTGATCCGGTTGAGCAGCCCGGCCGAGCATCCGTACGGCAGCGCGTCGGTCGGCTCGAAGTATCAGGGGCAGCGCGGGCCGACGCCGTCGAAGTCCTATCTCAACTTCCCGCTGTCGGCGGACGTGGTCAATACGGTGGAGGCGCGCTGA
- a CDS encoding helix-turn-helix domain-containing protein, producing the protein MDAARVLELRGIYQVRAKDVVHSPAALFEGLDVIRCFGFDVTEPETVRRRKIPGGTVKIVFALDGVFGGRAIEPTALVIGMHDRGGRTEHSGRMHSVQVQLGPLAARRLLGVPMGELRNTTADLGALIGRPAGELTDRLAHAVDWTQRFALVAGFVRDRAAAAAPADPAITHAVAALRRIAAAPADPAITHAEAALRRTAAAPADPAITHAVAALRRQRGTAVTALADEIGWSHRYFRRRFTEQVGLPPKDYSSLLRFSHALTVLGSDPSAVAADLGYYDQSHLIRDFHRFAGTTPGRLFAPADTSP; encoded by the coding sequence ATGGACGCCGCCCGAGTCCTGGAGCTGCGCGGGATCTACCAGGTGCGCGCCAAGGACGTAGTGCACTCCCCCGCGGCCCTGTTCGAGGGGCTGGACGTCATCCGATGTTTCGGGTTCGACGTCACCGAGCCGGAAACGGTGCGGCGCAGGAAGATTCCCGGCGGCACCGTGAAGATCGTTTTCGCTTTGGACGGGGTGTTCGGCGGGCGCGCGATCGAACCGACCGCGCTGGTGATCGGCATGCACGACCGCGGCGGTCGCACGGAACATTCCGGCCGGATGCACAGCGTCCAAGTCCAACTCGGGCCGCTGGCCGCGCGGCGATTGCTCGGCGTGCCGATGGGCGAATTGCGAAACACCACAGCGGACTTGGGTGCGTTGATCGGCCGACCCGCGGGCGAGCTGACCGATCGCCTCGCCCACGCCGTCGACTGGACGCAACGGTTCGCCCTGGTCGCGGGGTTCGTGCGGGACCGCGCCGCTGCGGCCGCGCCCGCCGATCCGGCGATCACACACGCCGTAGCGGCGCTACGCCGAATTGCGGCGGCGCCCGCTGACCCGGCGATCACACACGCGGAGGCGGCACTACGCCGAACTGCGGCCGCACCCGCCGATCCGGCGATCACACACGCGGTAGCGGCGCTACGCCGACAGCGCGGGACCGCGGTCACCGCGCTGGCCGACGAAATCGGTTGGAGCCACCGGTATTTCCGTCGGCGATTCACCGAGCAGGTGGGTCTGCCGCCGAAGGATTACAGCTCCCTGCTGCGTTTCTCGCACGCGCTCACCGTATTGGGGAGCGATCCGAGCGCCGTCGCCGCCGACCTGGGCTATTACGACCAGTCGCACCTCATCCGCGACTTTCACCGCTTCGCCGGAACCACGCCCGGCCGTCTCTTCGCACCGGCCGACACGTCACCGTGA
- a CDS encoding XRE family transcriptional regulator, translating into MAAAHEASEHAGQAESTNVGATTLEQLDADVTRIANDYVHIPPVPMMVEMLRVRRRVYRLLEGHQRPADTSHLYLLAGTLSGLLANASTDLGYYDAAGEQIRAAWAYAELCGHNGLRAWTRGMHALIEYGAERPRRGVLLAQSGHEYAESATAKVRLLNIEARIWSKIGSPADTDRCIRAADDAREAGAADDLHDEVGGVFGFPDAKSQYYAGATYIHLGEAEPALAATQRAIELYANGPSEKRSYGAESLARVDNAAAHLINGSLDGAAEALHPVLGLAEDKRIVQLETRLTGVRRRMAAPSFRNASEARFLDERIEEFCGATAAKGIPPGS; encoded by the coding sequence ATGGCGGCTGCCCACGAGGCCAGCGAGCACGCCGGCCAGGCCGAGAGCACCAATGTCGGTGCGACCACCTTGGAACAGCTCGACGCCGACGTCACGCGCATCGCGAACGATTACGTGCACATTCCACCGGTGCCGATGATGGTCGAGATGTTGCGGGTGCGGCGCCGGGTGTACCGGTTGCTGGAGGGGCATCAGCGCCCCGCCGACACATCGCACCTGTATCTGCTGGCGGGCACCCTGTCGGGGCTGCTCGCCAACGCCAGTACGGATTTGGGTTACTACGACGCCGCGGGCGAGCAGATTCGCGCCGCCTGGGCGTACGCGGAGTTGTGCGGGCACAACGGTTTACGCGCCTGGACCCGCGGTATGCACGCGCTCATCGAGTACGGCGCCGAACGTCCGCGCCGCGGTGTGCTGCTCGCTCAGAGCGGGCACGAATACGCCGAGTCGGCGACGGCGAAGGTGCGGTTGCTCAATATCGAGGCCAGGATCTGGTCGAAGATCGGCAGCCCCGCCGACACCGACCGCTGTATCCGGGCGGCCGACGACGCGCGCGAAGCCGGCGCCGCCGACGACCTGCACGACGAGGTCGGCGGCGTCTTCGGGTTCCCCGACGCCAAATCGCAGTACTACGCGGGCGCCACCTACATCCATCTCGGCGAGGCCGAACCCGCGCTGGCCGCCACCCAGCGCGCGATCGAGCTATATGCCAACGGTCCCTCGGAGAAGCGCTCCTACGGCGCCGAATCGCTGGCCCGGGTGGACAACGCCGCCGCGCACCTGATCAACGGCAGCCTGGACGGTGCCGCCGAAGCCCTGCACCCGGTCCTCGGACTCGCCGAGGACAAACGCATCGTGCAGTTGGAGACGCGGCTCACCGGTGTACGCCGCCGGATGGCGGCGCCCAGCTTCCGCAACGCGTCGGAGGCGCGTTTCCTGGACGAACGGATCGAGGAATTCTGCGGCGCGACCGCGGCCAAGGGCATACCGCCAGGTAGCTAG